In Hahella sp. KA22, one genomic interval encodes:
- a CDS encoding LysR family transcriptional regulator yields the protein MLKSLNFKHLYYFWVIAREGSLVAASKELNLAPQTLSGQLSSLEESLGGLLFNRKGRRMTLTQLGRLVLSYADDMFRVAGELQQVALLVTSGRSISLAVGISASIHKLFAYRMLEPALHLDREVKLSCRSGTVEHLVQELLSYRLDIVLADRLPPLHRDSQTHWRELESSSISLFAKPDLARTLRKNFPLSLDGQPLLATTLESPYFQQLMRWLGDHGVKPVIKAEIDDSALVKVFGARGLGVFAAPTVICEEVLRQYQVELVGSIEAVTERLYAVTRSARSGNPAVEAICLRRSAS from the coding sequence ATGCTGAAATCGCTGAACTTTAAACATCTTTACTATTTCTGGGTGATCGCGCGGGAGGGCTCGCTGGTCGCCGCCAGTAAGGAACTCAATCTGGCGCCGCAGACGCTCAGCGGACAATTATCCTCCCTTGAGGAGTCGCTGGGCGGTTTGTTGTTCAATCGCAAGGGACGGCGTATGACGTTGACCCAGCTTGGCCGGCTGGTGCTCAGTTACGCGGACGATATGTTCCGGGTGGCCGGCGAGCTGCAACAGGTTGCGTTGCTGGTGACCAGTGGGCGCTCCATCAGTCTGGCGGTGGGGATTTCCGCTTCGATCCATAAACTGTTCGCTTACCGCATGTTGGAGCCGGCCCTGCATCTGGATCGGGAGGTCAAGCTCTCGTGTCGCTCGGGGACTGTCGAGCACTTAGTGCAGGAGCTGCTGAGTTATCGTCTGGATATCGTGCTGGCGGATCGCTTGCCGCCCCTTCATCGAGACAGCCAGACCCACTGGCGCGAGCTGGAAAGCTCCAGCATCAGCCTGTTCGCCAAGCCCGATCTGGCGCGTACTTTACGCAAAAACTTTCCTCTCAGCTTGGATGGACAGCCATTATTAGCGACAACTCTGGAGTCGCCGTATTTTCAGCAATTGATGCGCTGGCTGGGCGATCATGGCGTCAAGCCGGTCATCAAAGCGGAAATTGACGATAGCGCATTGGTCAAAGTGTTCGGCGCTCGCGGTCTGGGTGTATTCGCCGCTCCAACCGTCATCTGTGAGGAAGTATTGCGGCAGTACCAAGTGGAGCTGGTAGGCAGCATTGAAGCGGTGACTGAGCGGCTGTACGCCGTCACGCGCAGCGCTCGCTCCGGTAACCCGGCGGTGGAGGCGATTTGTCTGCGCCGTTCAGCGTCTTGA
- the deoD gene encoding purine-nucleoside phosphorylase has translation MATPHIAANPGDFADTVLMPGDPLRAKHIAETYLAKPVLVNDVRGMLGYTGEYRGRRLSVMGSGMGVPSISIYAHELYTQFNVKNIVRVGSCGSIRDEVKVRDIVIGMGAGTDSLVNRVRLNHYDFAAIADYDLLEPVVNAARRRETRYHVGALFTTDLFYAADPGLTEHLSAHGVKAVEMEAAGLYGVAAACGGKALALCTVSDHLLSGERLSPEERRTSFNDMVEIALEAAVSF, from the coding sequence ATGGCCACTCCTCATATCGCCGCTAATCCCGGTGACTTTGCAGATACCGTTTTGATGCCGGGCGATCCGCTCCGAGCCAAACACATCGCGGAGACTTATCTGGCGAAACCCGTGTTGGTGAATGATGTGCGCGGTATGCTCGGATACACTGGCGAATACCGTGGACGCAGGCTTTCGGTTATGGGATCAGGCATGGGCGTGCCCTCCATCTCCATCTACGCCCATGAGCTATATACCCAGTTCAATGTGAAAAATATCGTTCGCGTCGGCTCCTGCGGTTCTATTCGCGATGAAGTGAAAGTGCGCGACATCGTTATCGGAATGGGGGCAGGAACGGACTCTTTGGTGAACCGAGTGCGTCTCAATCATTACGATTTCGCCGCCATTGCCGACTATGATTTGCTGGAGCCAGTGGTCAACGCCGCCCGTCGTCGGGAGACGCGATACCATGTTGGCGCTTTGTTCACCACAGACCTGTTCTACGCCGCCGATCCCGGCTTAACAGAACACCTATCCGCACATGGCGTCAAGGCGGTGGAGATGGAAGCCGCCGGACTCTACGGCGTGGCCGCCGCATGTGGCGGCAAAGCCCTGGCGCTTTGCACCGTCAGCGATCATCTGTTAAGCGGTGAAAGACTGAGCCCGGAAGAAAGACGCACCAGCTTCAACGACATGGTGGAAATCGCCCTGGAAGCGGCGGTCAGCTTCTAG
- a CDS encoding phosphopentomutase yields MSRAILIVLDSFGIGATADAARFGDTGANTLLHIAEACAAGACDSQGRAGPLRLPNMNRLGLGKAGEASCGVAAPGLESTPAIMGAYGFAEELSSGKDTPSGHWEIAGVPVLFDWGYFTDKQQSFPLELLDAIVEEAGLPGVLGNVHASGTQIIVDLGMEHMATGKPIFYTSADSVVQIACHEESFGLQRLYELCQITRKHIDPYNIARVIARPFVGASPEDFRRTGARRDFATPPHKPTLLDKLNLAGGQVIAIGKISDIYAGKGVSRSVKADGLCALVEATLTAMNESDGATNEQGTMIFTNLVDFDMLYGHRRDVTGYAKALENFDSMLPDIMGSMRNDDLLILTADHGCDPTWPGSDHTREHIPILMYGKRAPHGFIGARKTFADIGQTLAEYFHLGRLDFGESFLAPAAH; encoded by the coding sequence GTGAGCAGGGCAATTTTGATCGTACTGGACAGCTTTGGCATTGGCGCCACGGCCGATGCGGCGCGTTTCGGCGACACCGGCGCCAACACCTTATTGCATATCGCCGAAGCCTGCGCCGCCGGCGCTTGCGATAGCCAAGGCAGAGCAGGGCCACTGCGGCTTCCCAACATGAATCGGTTAGGCCTGGGCAAGGCGGGAGAAGCCAGTTGCGGCGTTGCGGCGCCAGGGTTAGAGTCGACGCCAGCCATTATGGGTGCTTATGGCTTTGCGGAAGAGCTAAGCTCCGGCAAAGACACGCCTTCCGGGCATTGGGAAATCGCCGGCGTTCCCGTGCTGTTCGATTGGGGCTATTTCACCGATAAGCAGCAAAGCTTCCCGCTGGAGTTGCTCGACGCCATTGTTGAAGAAGCCGGGCTGCCTGGCGTGCTGGGCAATGTTCATGCCTCCGGCACCCAGATTATTGTGGATCTGGGCATGGAGCATATGGCGACGGGCAAGCCGATTTTCTACACCAGCGCGGATAGTGTTGTTCAGATCGCCTGCCACGAAGAATCCTTTGGCTTGCAGCGTTTGTATGAGCTGTGCCAAATCACCCGCAAACATATCGACCCCTATAACATCGCCCGCGTCATCGCGCGTCCTTTTGTGGGCGCATCGCCGGAAGACTTTCGTCGCACCGGCGCTCGCCGTGATTTCGCCACGCCGCCTCATAAACCAACGCTGCTGGATAAGCTGAATCTTGCCGGAGGGCAGGTGATCGCCATTGGCAAAATCTCCGATATCTATGCTGGCAAAGGCGTCAGTCGTTCGGTCAAGGCGGACGGTCTATGTGCGCTGGTGGAAGCGACGCTGACAGCAATGAACGAGAGCGACGGCGCGACAAATGAGCAAGGCACGATGATTTTCACCAATCTGGTGGACTTCGACATGCTTTACGGCCACCGTCGCGACGTCACCGGCTATGCGAAGGCGCTGGAAAATTTTGACTCCATGTTGCCGGACATTATGGGCTCCATGAGGAATGACGACCTGCTGATTCTGACGGCGGACCACGGCTGCGATCCTACCTGGCCCGGCAGCGATCATACACGGGAGCATATTCCCATCCTGATGTACGGCAAGCGTGCGCCACATGGCTTTATCGGCGCCAGAAAGACGTTCGCCGACATCGGTCAGACGCTGGCGGAATACTTTCATCTTGGCCGACTGGACTTCGGCGAATCCTTTCTCGCTCCAGCAGCCCATTAA
- the deoC gene encoding deoxyribose-phosphate aldolase, whose protein sequence is MRRLTLQEAARLSIPLLDLTSLNKADTDASITALCQKARTPEGWVAAVCVYPRFVALAKQNLSDSPVKVATVVNFPHGESPADAVIVETTEAIRAGADEIDLVFPYKALLAGDENTGRKLVAAVKAACGEAVPLKVIIESGELMTPDNVRRASELAIAAGADFLKTSTGKVKVNATLDAAEVMLNCIRESRAPVGFKAAGGVGTPEQARLYLSLAMNIMGDDWVSPDNFRFGASSLLHNLLVLLGHGSDHATLEY, encoded by the coding sequence ATGAGACGTTTGACACTACAAGAAGCCGCCCGATTATCTATCCCATTGTTGGACCTGACTTCGCTGAATAAAGCGGACACGGACGCCAGCATCACCGCCCTTTGCCAGAAAGCGCGCACCCCGGAAGGCTGGGTGGCGGCAGTGTGCGTATATCCCCGTTTTGTCGCGCTGGCGAAGCAAAATTTGAGCGACTCGCCTGTGAAAGTGGCGACTGTGGTGAACTTCCCTCACGGCGAATCGCCAGCCGACGCGGTGATTGTGGAAACCACCGAAGCGATCCGCGCTGGGGCGGATGAGATCGACCTTGTGTTTCCCTATAAAGCCTTGCTGGCGGGAGATGAAAACACGGGGCGCAAATTAGTGGCCGCGGTGAAAGCCGCTTGCGGCGAGGCGGTCCCATTAAAGGTCATCATTGAGTCCGGCGAATTGATGACTCCGGACAATGTGCGACGCGCCAGTGAATTGGCGATCGCCGCCGGCGCGGATTTTCTGAAGACATCCACCGGAAAAGTGAAGGTCAATGCGACGCTGGATGCGGCGGAAGTCATGCTCAACTGCATACGCGAGTCCCGTGCGCCGGTCGGGTTTAAAGCCGCTGGCGGAGTCGGCACGCCGGAGCAGGCGCGGCTCTACCTCAGTCTGGCGATGAATATCATGGGTGACGACTGGGTGTCTCCAGACAACTTCCGCTTTGGCGCCAGCAGCTTGTTGCATAATCTGCTGGTGTTGTTGGGACACGGTTCCGACCACGCCACATTGGAATACTGA
- the corA gene encoding magnesium/cobalt transporter CorA produces MLKLFTIRDNGVHEVSSSVSQETLQEASWIDAQAPDAAERELLNALLPEDLPESSAVEEIESSARFFTDANGVHVHSLFLSNGDGRPRTVTVAFILQTQRLITLRQSDCADFGLFRTRAEKGQVEVAGPAQLLVALLEQKVGNLADVIEDTHRKLDHISHQVLEQGGDLQAAIGGLARVENLNGKVRLCLMDTERAISFLQRHAKPWPEMQQTCQEIMRDVETLMSHTTFLFEKINYLMDYTQGFINIHQNQIIKIFSIVSVVLLPPTLIASIYGMNFNYIPELKWLLGYPWAIGLMIVSAVAPYLYFKRKGWL; encoded by the coding sequence ATGCTGAAGTTGTTTACGATCAGGGATAACGGAGTTCATGAGGTTTCGTCTTCTGTGTCCCAAGAGACGCTGCAGGAGGCTTCCTGGATTGATGCGCAGGCGCCGGATGCGGCGGAGCGCGAACTGCTGAATGCGTTATTACCCGAGGATTTGCCGGAGTCGTCGGCGGTGGAGGAGATCGAGTCTTCAGCGCGGTTTTTCACTGACGCCAACGGCGTGCACGTGCACTCGCTGTTTTTGTCGAACGGAGACGGCCGACCCAGAACGGTCACGGTTGCTTTTATATTGCAGACACAGCGGCTGATTACATTAAGGCAGAGCGATTGCGCTGACTTCGGGTTGTTCCGGACGCGGGCGGAGAAAGGCCAGGTGGAGGTGGCTGGCCCGGCTCAACTGCTGGTGGCGCTGCTGGAGCAAAAAGTGGGAAATCTGGCGGATGTGATAGAGGACACCCATCGTAAGCTCGATCATATCAGCCATCAGGTGCTGGAGCAGGGCGGTGACTTGCAGGCTGCTATCGGCGGACTGGCGCGAGTGGAGAATTTAAACGGCAAGGTGCGACTTTGCCTGATGGATACGGAGCGCGCGATCTCCTTTCTGCAGCGTCACGCCAAGCCCTGGCCGGAGATGCAGCAGACCTGTCAGGAAATCATGCGCGATGTGGAGACGTTGATGTCTCACACCACATTTTTGTTTGAAAAGATCAATTACTTGATGGACTACACGCAAGGCTTCATCAATATTCACCAGAACCAGATCATTAAAATCTTCTCCATCGTATCTGTGGTTTTGCTGCCGCCCACCTTGATCGCCAGTATCTATGGCATGAACTTCAACTATATTCCTGAGCTGAAATGGCTGTTGGGATATCCCTGGGCGATCGGCCTGATGATTGTGTCTGCAGTGGCCCCCTATTTGTATTTCAAGCGCAAGGGGTGGCTGTAG